In a genomic window of Spirosoma agri:
- a CDS encoding TonB-dependent receptor: MGINYVLFMLLLCTRIAPAQTILTGRVTDQKGHALPGANVFLRGTYDGANTDSTGNFRFPTTRKDTATLLVSYIGYEPFSKKIRLGITAPLTIRLTEAANELNTVVITAGSFEASDERRMTMLKPMDIVTTAGANADITAAMNLLPGTQRVGEQTGLFVRGGSGEEAKVVIDGMIVQNPYFSSMPDVQSRGRFQPFMFKGTSFSTGGYSAQYGQALSSVLLLNTTDKTQNEGVSVSLNLANAGVSYDHATEKSSISATGYYGNLKPLFALVRQNIDWTHVPEFAGSSLTYRLKPTKNGLLKLYGMYSDSKLGMNFLDPSNDAGKTAFQQRNRNFFTTSTYTDSWADGRWLLHSGLSYSYDTDATTFDTQDFGRSSERAQGRLVLTRLFGANSLLVGAEAHAITIRNTVSGTNYALHDNYSALFLESQTYLGRNLAVQSGIRGEYSSVINRFNVAPRVSLAYKTGTFSQVSLAYGQFYQTPDYRYLFRNRSLDFERADHLILNYQLIKNKRTFRIETFYKNYAQLVREFTGQPGMPVQYDANPYRFPVGATNNGGNGYAKGFDVFWRDQKTVKGLDYWVTYSYVDTKRLFQQFPIEATPTFISNHNVSLILKRYFEKISTNISLTHTISSGRPYYNPNRTGELSETFLTDRTPVVNNLSLSASHVMSIRKNFVILYASVDNILNTHNVYTYRYTPSRDGNPEQTRYAVGPQSYRSFFIGGMIMLSKKAKVNINEL; this comes from the coding sequence ATGGGAATAAATTACGTCCTCTTCATGCTACTGCTGTGCACACGCATAGCCCCCGCACAAACCATACTTACCGGACGTGTAACAGACCAGAAAGGACACGCCCTGCCCGGCGCGAACGTATTTCTACGCGGAACGTATGACGGTGCGAACACCGACAGCACGGGCAATTTTCGGTTTCCCACCACCCGAAAAGATACGGCCACGCTGCTGGTTTCGTACATCGGTTACGAGCCGTTCAGCAAAAAAATTAGGCTCGGAATCACAGCTCCCCTGACGATCCGGCTCACCGAAGCGGCCAATGAACTGAATACAGTCGTTATTACCGCCGGATCATTCGAAGCGTCCGACGAACGGCGGATGACCATGCTCAAACCAATGGATATCGTTACAACCGCCGGGGCCAACGCCGACATTACGGCAGCCATGAATTTACTGCCCGGCACACAGCGGGTTGGTGAACAGACGGGGTTGTTTGTGCGGGGTGGTTCTGGCGAAGAAGCCAAAGTAGTGATCGACGGGATGATCGTGCAGAACCCCTACTTCAGCTCAATGCCCGATGTACAATCGCGCGGTCGCTTTCAACCGTTCATGTTCAAAGGAACGTCGTTCAGTACGGGTGGTTACTCGGCGCAGTATGGACAGGCACTTTCGTCGGTTCTGTTGCTGAATACAACGGACAAAACGCAAAACGAAGGCGTTAGTGTGAGCCTGAATCTGGCGAATGCGGGGGTCAGCTACGACCATGCCACGGAGAAATCGTCCATCTCAGCAACGGGTTATTACGGCAATCTCAAGCCGCTTTTCGCCCTGGTTCGGCAAAACATCGACTGGACGCACGTTCCCGAGTTTGCCGGTTCTTCGCTGACCTATCGCCTAAAACCAACGAAAAACGGCCTGCTCAAACTATATGGTATGTATTCGGACAGCAAGCTCGGCATGAATTTCCTCGACCCATCGAACGATGCAGGCAAAACGGCCTTTCAGCAACGCAACCGCAATTTTTTCACAACCAGTACGTATACCGATAGCTGGGCTGATGGCCGCTGGCTGCTCCATTCCGGTCTGTCCTACAGCTACGATACCGATGCGACTACGTTCGACACGCAGGATTTTGGCCGGTCGAGCGAACGGGCACAGGGTCGTCTGGTTCTGACCCGGCTCTTTGGTGCCAATTCGTTGTTGGTGGGCGCAGAAGCACATGCCATCACGATCAGGAATACGGTTTCCGGCACTAATTATGCCCTGCATGACAACTACAGCGCGTTGTTTCTGGAATCGCAGACCTACCTGGGCCGAAATCTGGCTGTTCAGTCAGGTATCCGGGGTGAGTATTCATCCGTGATCAACCGGTTCAATGTGGCTCCCCGGGTTTCGCTGGCCTACAAAACGGGCACGTTCAGTCAGGTGTCGCTGGCTTATGGGCAGTTTTACCAGACACCCGATTACCGTTACCTCTTCCGCAACCGATCGCTGGATTTCGAGCGGGCCGACCACCTGATTCTGAACTACCAGCTCATCAAAAACAAGCGAACCTTCCGAATCGAAACCTTCTACAAAAACTACGCGCAGCTCGTCCGCGAGTTTACGGGGCAGCCCGGAATGCCGGTCCAATATGACGCAAACCCTTACCGTTTTCCCGTTGGTGCGACCAACAACGGCGGGAACGGTTACGCGAAAGGATTCGATGTCTTCTGGCGCGATCAAAAAACGGTCAAGGGACTCGACTATTGGGTTACCTACAGCTACGTAGACACGAAACGGCTGTTCCAGCAATTCCCCATAGAGGCTACACCGACGTTTATTTCGAATCACAATGTAAGCCTGATCCTGAAGCGGTATTTCGAGAAAATCAGCACGAACATATCGCTTACGCATACGATCAGCAGCGGTCGCCCCTATTACAATCCCAATCGGACGGGCGAATTGAGCGAGACATTCCTCACCGACCGGACACCGGTTGTCAATAACCTCAGCCTCAGTGCCAGTCACGTCATGAGCATCAGGAAGAATTTCGTCATACTCTACGCTTCGGTCGATAATATTCTCAATACGCACAATGTCTACACGTATCGCTACACGCCCAGCCGCGATGGCAACCCGGAGCAGACACGGTATGCCGTTGGGCCGCAATCGTACCGCAGTTTCTTCATCGGTGGCATGATCATGCTCTCGAAAAAGGCAAAGGTAAATATCAACGAATTGTAA
- a CDS encoding GNAT family N-acetyltransferase, whose translation MTTFQLSLGRLRPWREGDEDALSRHASNRRIWNNVRDFFPYPYTPRDAHSWVRSNKSYQQPNNLAVEIDGQAVGNIGFTIKDDIYRYNAEIGYWLSEDYWGQGVMSEAVPIMTDYIFKNFQVNRIFACVLDGNLGSMRVLEIAGYRHEAIHRKAAVKNNQYLDEHIFSMLRSEFRVQNQ comes from the coding sequence TTGACCACGTTTCAACTTTCACTTGGTCGACTTCGCCCGTGGCGCGAGGGCGATGAAGATGCGTTATCCCGTCACGCCAGTAATCGTCGTATCTGGAACAATGTGCGCGATTTCTTTCCTTATCCATACACCCCGCGCGATGCTCATTCGTGGGTGCGATCCAATAAATCGTACCAGCAACCCAACAATCTGGCCGTTGAGATCGATGGTCAGGCCGTAGGAAATATCGGGTTCACGATAAAAGATGATATCTACCGCTATAATGCCGAGATTGGGTATTGGCTCAGCGAAGACTACTGGGGCCAGGGTGTTATGAGTGAAGCGGTTCCGATCATGACCGACTATATTTTCAAAAACTTTCAGGTCAACCGGATCTTTGCCTGCGTACTGGATGGTAACCTAGGGTCGATGCGCGTGCTGGAAATAGCCGGTTACCGGCACGAAGCCATACATCGTAAAGCAGCGGTAAAGAACAACCAATACCTGGACGAGCACATTTTTTCCATGCTCCGCTCCGAATTCAGAGTGCAGAATCAATGA
- the cmk gene encoding (d)CMP kinase — translation MPKIVIAIDGYSSCGKSTTAKAVAAKMNYGYIDTGAMYRAVTLFFLKERVSFTNQKEIEAALDRIHITFNFNARIGRNETCLNSLNVEEEIRTMYVSNQVSEVSAIPEVRWAMVAQQQKMGRRRGLVMDGRDIGTKVFPDAEVKVFMTADTYIRAKRRQQELLAKGELINLEDIIKNIEKRDLIDTTRSESPLVQAPDAILLDTSHMTIEEQVDWVIELADRKLAEIHRIKNKKAIGGLQ, via the coding sequence ATGCCGAAGATAGTAATTGCCATAGACGGATATTCCAGTTGCGGAAAAAGTACGACCGCCAAGGCTGTAGCGGCCAAAATGAACTACGGCTACATCGATACCGGAGCTATGTATCGGGCGGTGACGCTGTTCTTTCTAAAAGAGCGGGTGTCGTTCACCAACCAGAAAGAGATTGAAGCGGCTCTGGATCGAATCCATATCACATTCAATTTCAACGCGCGCATTGGCCGGAACGAGACCTGTCTGAACAGCCTGAATGTGGAGGAAGAAATTCGTACGATGTACGTTTCCAATCAGGTTAGCGAGGTCAGTGCCATTCCCGAAGTTCGCTGGGCCATGGTCGCGCAACAGCAGAAAATGGGTCGTCGGCGGGGGCTCGTTATGGATGGTCGGGACATTGGCACCAAGGTCTTTCCGGATGCGGAAGTGAAAGTCTTCATGACCGCCGATACGTACATTCGGGCTAAACGGCGTCAGCAGGAACTACTGGCCAAGGGTGAACTGATTAACCTGGAGGATATCATCAAAAACATCGAGAAACGGGATCTGATCGACACAACCCGTTCGGAGAGTCCGCTCGTTCAGGCACCGGATGCTATTCTGCTGGATACGTCGCACATGACCATTGAAGAGCAGGTAGACTGGGTCATCGAACTCGCTGACCGAAAGCTGGCCGAGATTCACCGGATAAAGAACAAGAAAGCGATTGGCGGTTTACAATAG
- a CDS encoding NAD(P)/FAD-dependent oxidoreductase gives MTADFLIVGQGVAGSVLAWTLDQRGCSVILADDPALPSASGVAAGIVNPLTGRKLVRTWKADELFPFLHQFYSTIEQVLGVTFFHPKNIYRPFRSLAEQQTYLDIIADPDLHQYVSNAVDNQSYSACINNPFGGLEVTQSGWVDLTELTRIIKGYFIRKNQYFEGNVSAADLAIKDDGADWKGIKINKVIFCDGVQARENALFGWLPYNPVKGQILTVAVEKYPINAIVNQGVFILPIRNGLLRIGATYSWHDLDWETTEDGRAFLESKVSSVLKIPYQIVAQQAGIRPSTKDRRPLVGMHPTQPAIGIFGGMGTKGVSLAPYLAEQFARYLLDGEELESEANISRYVSLL, from the coding sequence ATGACTGCCGATTTTTTGATAGTAGGGCAGGGTGTTGCCGGATCGGTGCTGGCCTGGACACTCGACCAGCGTGGTTGTTCGGTGATACTGGCGGATGATCCGGCCCTGCCCTCGGCATCGGGCGTTGCTGCCGGTATCGTCAATCCCCTAACGGGCCGAAAACTGGTCCGCACCTGGAAGGCTGATGAGCTGTTCCCATTCCTGCATCAGTTCTATTCGACTATTGAACAGGTGCTTGGTGTTACGTTCTTCCATCCTAAAAATATCTATCGCCCCTTTCGTTCCCTTGCCGAACAACAGACGTATCTCGATATTATTGCCGATCCTGATCTGCACCAGTACGTGTCGAACGCGGTTGATAACCAGTCGTATAGTGCGTGCATAAATAACCCGTTCGGTGGGCTGGAAGTAACACAATCTGGCTGGGTCGATCTGACGGAACTGACCCGGATTATTAAGGGCTACTTTATTCGGAAGAATCAATATTTCGAAGGCAACGTATCGGCTGCCGATCTGGCAATCAAGGATGACGGTGCCGATTGGAAAGGGATAAAAATCAATAAAGTTATATTTTGCGATGGGGTACAGGCTCGCGAAAACGCGCTGTTCGGCTGGCTCCCCTACAATCCCGTAAAAGGCCAGATCCTGACTGTGGCTGTCGAAAAGTACCCGATCAACGCCATTGTTAATCAAGGTGTGTTTATTTTGCCGATCCGGAATGGACTGCTTCGGATCGGCGCTACTTACTCGTGGCACGATCTGGATTGGGAGACAACCGAGGATGGGCGAGCGTTTCTGGAGTCAAAAGTAAGTTCGGTCTTAAAAATTCCTTACCAGATCGTGGCTCAACAGGCGGGTATTCGCCCGTCAACCAAAGATCGTCGTCCATTGGTTGGTATGCACCCTACGCAGCCTGCTATTGGTATTTTCGGGGGAATGGGCACGAAGGGCGTGTCGCTGGCACCCTATCTGGCTGAGCAATTTGCGCGGTATTTACTGGACGGCGAAGAATTAGAGTCGGAAGCGAATATTAGCCGTTATGTTTCGTTATTATAG